A portion of the Bradyrhizobium sp. 195 genome contains these proteins:
- a CDS encoding endonuclease/exonuclease/phosphatase family protein, with protein sequence MRLLTWNIQCGKGCDGVTDLSRIVAVARQSLDADVFCFQEVSANFSRFGDGADQSAQLAALLPGYTAIFRPAIETIDRSGSIHCFGNMTLSRLPVLQIANHLLPFPGAGGVRSMRRHALEVTVQASFGAIRIVNTHLEFHSAVQREAQIARLLDLQQDASESPRQAGSQHEEPYGSQTQAASSLLCGDFNFDVADPQHALIDRASRPGLNYRDAWTANRSGRWRAPTCGIYDRAQWADGPDCRDFIFVTEDLVSRVCSIEVNEATDASDHQPLAIELAD encoded by the coding sequence ATGCGGCTTCTCACTTGGAACATTCAGTGCGGCAAGGGGTGCGACGGTGTCACCGATCTTTCCAGGATCGTTGCCGTCGCCAGGCAGTCGCTTGATGCGGACGTGTTCTGCTTCCAGGAGGTAAGCGCCAATTTTTCGAGATTTGGCGATGGCGCGGATCAGAGCGCCCAGCTCGCAGCCCTGCTGCCCGGCTACACCGCGATATTCCGCCCGGCGATCGAGACGATAGATCGCTCGGGCAGCATCCACTGCTTCGGCAACATGACACTGTCGCGATTGCCGGTGTTGCAGATCGCCAATCACCTCCTGCCGTTTCCGGGCGCAGGTGGGGTGCGCAGCATGCGACGGCACGCCCTGGAGGTCACCGTGCAGGCTTCCTTCGGCGCGATCCGCATTGTCAACACGCATCTCGAGTTTCATTCCGCCGTCCAGCGCGAGGCGCAGATCGCGCGGCTGCTGGATCTGCAACAGGACGCCTCGGAGAGCCCCCGGCAGGCCGGCTCCCAGCACGAGGAGCCATATGGAAGCCAGACGCAGGCGGCGTCGAGCCTGCTGTGCGGCGATTTCAATTTCGACGTTGCCGATCCCCAGCATGCCCTGATCGACCGCGCCAGCCGGCCGGGTCTGAATTATCGGGATGCGTGGACCGCCAATCGTTCCGGGCGCTGGCGGGCGCCAACGTGCGGCATCTACGACCGCGCGCAATGGGCCGACGGGCCGGACTGTCGCGACTTCATCTTCGTCACAGAAGATCTGGTCAGTCGCGTGTGCAGCATCGAGGTCAACGAAGCAACCGATGCTTCGGACCACCAACCTCTCGCGATCGAGCTGGCGGACTAG
- a CDS encoding ABC transporter substrate-binding protein, translating into MPSFTPTRRTLLKTGTAAAAFATFGPAFLRQAAAQDADLAPYKSAQIHWQQVSGETITVAVIPASYFENLITLAPQFKALTGIDVRFEKIPPAQIRQKSVIDLTSKTGTYATHAADPMYYALYAANKWVEPLDTYLADKSLTDQAWFKLDDIIPAWRSANGIDGKLYGMPYDGEVTIQVYRKDLYDAKGLKPADTLEAYMSNAAALNTPNDRVWGAALRGVAGAGQNMYIYPSIFREFGGDWMKGGKLTVNGPEAEAALAWYVDIMKKYAPTAAANWNWPDIADAFSQGAVASYIDAHSSASVINNPDKSKVIGKVAYARWPKGPSGKRTTSIWNWGFPINSALPEKKRKATWLFIQWAASAETQARTAHKFAGPTKRSGVNRTSVWKDPDYIKLMNGFGENFVEATMGALQEDTDVDWRPRVPQWPAIGDTMATAIQSALSGQAMIKAALDDAQRRIEPMMRG; encoded by the coding sequence ATGCCGTCATTCACGCCGACGCGACGAACGCTACTCAAGACTGGAACCGCCGCCGCCGCTTTCGCGACCTTTGGTCCGGCCTTCCTCCGGCAAGCTGCCGCGCAGGACGCGGACCTCGCGCCTTACAAATCCGCTCAGATACACTGGCAGCAGGTGTCCGGCGAGACCATCACGGTCGCCGTGATCCCGGCCAGCTATTTCGAAAACCTCATCACGCTGGCGCCGCAGTTCAAGGCGCTCACCGGCATCGACGTTCGCTTCGAGAAGATTCCACCGGCGCAGATCCGGCAGAAAAGCGTCATTGATCTGACCTCGAAGACCGGCACCTACGCGACCCATGCCGCGGATCCCATGTATTACGCGCTGTATGCCGCGAACAAATGGGTCGAGCCGCTCGACACGTACCTCGCCGACAAGTCGCTGACCGATCAGGCCTGGTTCAAGCTCGACGACATCATTCCAGCCTGGCGCAGCGCCAACGGCATCGACGGCAAGCTCTATGGCATGCCCTATGACGGCGAAGTCACCATTCAGGTCTATCGCAAGGACCTCTATGACGCGAAAGGTTTGAAGCCGGCCGACACGCTAGAGGCCTACATGTCCAACGCCGCGGCGTTGAACACGCCGAACGATCGCGTCTGGGGCGCAGCGTTGCGCGGCGTCGCCGGTGCCGGCCAGAACATGTACATCTATCCGTCGATCTTCCGCGAGTTCGGCGGCGACTGGATGAAAGGCGGCAAGCTCACCGTGAACGGCCCCGAGGCCGAGGCGGCACTCGCCTGGTACGTGGACATCATGAAGAAATACGCGCCGACAGCGGCGGCCAACTGGAACTGGCCCGATATCGCCGACGCCTTCTCGCAAGGTGCTGTCGCCAGCTACATCGACGCACATTCGTCAGCCTCGGTCATCAACAACCCTGATAAGTCCAAGGTGATCGGCAAGGTCGCTTATGCCCGCTGGCCCAAGGGCCCCTCGGGCAAGCGCACCACCTCAATCTGGAACTGGGGCTTCCCGATCAATTCCGCGCTGCCGGAGAAGAAGCGGAAGGCCACCTGGCTATTCATCCAGTGGGCCGCGAGCGCCGAGACCCAGGCGCGCACCGCGCATAAGTTCGCCGGCCCCACCAAACGCTCGGGCGTCAACCGCACCTCGGTGTGGAAGGATCCCGACTACATCAAGCTGATGAACGGCTTTGGCGAGAACTTCGTCGAGGCCACGATGGGTGCCCTGCAGGAGGACACCGACGTCGACTGGCGTCCGCGCGTGCCGCAATGGCCGGCGATCGGCGACACCATGGCGACAGCGATCCAGTCGGCCCTCTCGGGCCAGGCCATGATCAAGGCCGCATTGGACGATGCGCAGCGCCGCATCGAACCGATGATGCGCGGCTGA
- a CDS encoding ABC transporter ATP-binding protein produces the protein MSGQGQVSFRNIVKMHGEFAALKGVNFDIKPGEFFALLGPSGSGKSTTLRILAGLDAPTAGRVLIDDKDVTSTDARDRDIAMVFQSYALYPHMTVAENIAFPLEMAKLPKSEIAPAVKDAARKVKIDHLLDRKPGQLSGGQQQRCALARAIVRKARLFLLDEPLSNLDAKLRLETRAELKKLQRSLGVTAVYVTHDQEEAMTLADRMAVFMSGEIQQVGTPAEVFARPNSIDIAGFIGNPPMNLVPARYVDGDVIIAGHRLKTTTTTAGERDVVVGLRPGALRMTEGGLGARVDLIEDLGDTAVLDLDCAGTMIRMRVADGNIPGEGDTISITARPQDIHLFDPATRMRL, from the coding sequence ATGAGCGGCCAGGGTCAGGTCAGTTTTCGCAACATCGTCAAGATGCACGGCGAGTTCGCCGCTCTGAAGGGCGTCAATTTCGACATCAAGCCGGGCGAGTTCTTCGCGCTGCTCGGCCCGTCCGGCTCGGGCAAGAGCACGACGCTGCGCATCCTCGCAGGCCTCGATGCGCCGACCGCCGGCCGCGTTCTGATCGACGACAAGGACGTCACCTCGACCGATGCGCGGGACCGCGACATCGCCATGGTATTCCAGAGCTACGCGCTCTACCCGCACATGACGGTTGCCGAGAACATCGCCTTTCCGCTGGAGATGGCGAAGCTGCCGAAGTCCGAGATCGCGCCCGCGGTCAAAGACGCCGCGCGCAAGGTGAAGATCGACCATTTGCTCGACCGCAAGCCGGGCCAGCTCTCGGGCGGCCAGCAGCAGCGTTGTGCGCTGGCCCGCGCCATCGTGCGCAAGGCTCGCCTGTTTCTGCTCGACGAGCCGCTCTCGAACCTCGATGCAAAGCTGCGGCTGGAAACCCGCGCCGAGTTGAAGAAGCTGCAGCGCTCGCTCGGCGTCACCGCGGTCTACGTCACCCACGACCAGGAAGAGGCCATGACGCTTGCGGACCGCATGGCGGTGTTCATGTCGGGCGAGATCCAGCAGGTCGGTACGCCCGCAGAGGTCTTCGCCCGTCCGAACTCTATCGACATTGCCGGCTTCATCGGCAATCCCCCGATGAACCTCGTTCCCGCCCGCTACGTGGACGGCGACGTCATCATCGCCGGCCACCGTTTGAAGACGACGACCACGACTGCGGGTGAGCGGGACGTGGTGGTCGGCCTTCGCCCCGGCGCCCTGCGCATGACGGAGGGTGGCCTCGGCGCGCGCGTCGACCTGATCGAGGATCTCGGCGATACCGCCGTGCTCGACCTCGACTGCGCCGGCACCATGATCCGCATGCGCGTCGCCGACGGCAACATTCCCGGCGAGGGCGACACGATCTCGATCACGGCCCGGCCGCAAGACATTCATCTGTTCGATCCAGCAACACGCATGCGGCTCTGA
- a CDS encoding NUDIX hydrolase: MAKSSKLVVARKGRVLLVRRRRDKRWMFPGGRRRAGESERKCLHREIMEELPKLRFGELRLWKEVNGKNRRSGRRMSDAIFLSKKASGPLKIGDKKELDRAEWRKPRGLKLTPTSRYIRDKLFPK; this comes from the coding sequence ATGGCCAAGTCATCAAAGCTTGTCGTTGCAAGGAAGGGCAGGGTACTCCTAGTCAGGCGGCGGCGCGACAAGCGCTGGATGTTTCCGGGCGGCCGCAGGCGGGCCGGCGAGAGCGAAAGAAAATGCCTCCATCGCGAGATCATGGAGGAGCTGCCCAAGCTCAGGTTTGGCGAGTTGAGGCTGTGGAAGGAAGTCAACGGCAAGAACCGCAGGTCCGGCCGGAGGATGAGCGATGCGATCTTTTTGAGCAAGAAAGCCTCGGGCCCTCTTAAGATCGGCGACAAGAAGGAGCTCGACCGGGCGGAATGGCGAAAGCCGCGCGGGCTGAAATTAACTCCGACCTCGCGCTACATTCGCGACAAGCTGTTTCCGAAATAG
- a CDS encoding alpha/beta fold hydrolase: MSITETVLLIILVGLVVLILGNIAFQVAAERKNPPIGVFTVCDGVRLHYIERGDAAAPCVVLFHGNGTMIQDLVLSGLVDRLAQNYRVVCFDRPGFGYSDRPRTRIWTATTQAALFAKALDQLGVRNPVVLGHSWGTLVAIALALRSGYAVSGLVLVSGYYFPTSRMDFWLMSAPALPLLGDLMRYTISPIISSAIMPKLMRTLFAPRPIPPEFKNEFPISLALRPKQLRAAAEESAFLIPAAAQLQLQYRGIRCPVRIVHGKADRLIEADQSRRLHEALPRSLLHLVEDAGHMVTYADTPGIADAVAALALPAPVRTA, encoded by the coding sequence ATGTCCATAACTGAAACCGTCCTGCTGATCATTTTGGTCGGACTCGTCGTTCTGATACTCGGCAACATCGCCTTTCAGGTGGCAGCCGAGCGAAAGAATCCGCCGATCGGCGTCTTCACCGTGTGCGACGGAGTGCGCCTTCACTATATCGAACGGGGCGATGCCGCCGCGCCTTGCGTGGTCCTGTTTCACGGGAACGGCACCATGATTCAGGATCTCGTCCTAAGCGGTTTGGTCGACCGCCTGGCCCAGAACTATCGCGTCGTTTGCTTCGACCGGCCAGGGTTTGGCTACAGCGACCGTCCGCGCACGCGCATCTGGACAGCCACAACGCAAGCTGCCTTGTTCGCGAAGGCTCTTGATCAGCTTGGGGTGCGCAATCCCGTGGTGCTGGGCCACTCCTGGGGAACGCTGGTGGCGATCGCGCTGGCGCTGCGAAGCGGTTATGCCGTGAGTGGGCTCGTGCTTGTGTCCGGCTACTATTTTCCAACCTCTCGGATGGACTTTTGGCTCATGTCAGCTCCGGCACTGCCGCTGCTCGGTGATCTGATGCGGTACACTATCTCGCCGATCATATCGTCGGCCATTATGCCGAAGCTGATGCGCACCTTGTTCGCGCCGCGTCCCATTCCGCCGGAATTCAAGAACGAATTTCCGATCTCGTTGGCTCTCCGGCCCAAGCAGTTGAGGGCGGCCGCCGAGGAGAGCGCGTTCCTTATTCCAGCTGCTGCGCAGTTGCAGCTTCAATATCGGGGCATCCGGTGTCCGGTTAGGATCGTGCATGGAAAGGCTGACCGGCTCATCGAGGCCGACCAGTCGCGTCGCCTGCACGAGGCGTTGCCCCGCTCCCTGCTACATCTGGTCGAGGATGCCGGTCACATGGTTACCTATGCAGATACGCCGGGAATAGCGGATGCCGTGGCAGCGCTGGCGCTCCCCGCACCGGTAAGGACCGCATAG
- a CDS encoding carbohydrate ABC transporter permease: MTAKRLRIIALLAISTVFLLAWAFPIVWSAMNSLKTDSDVLAYPPKLVFTPTWEAYRDVLFGSGSILPNLLSSVIISVGTTIVTMLMAVPAAYALARLRFRGKKFAGFYVLATQMLPPVGIIIPYFLVLRNIGWIDTYQGIILIYLSFSLPFAIWLLVSYFEDIPFEMEEAAYLDGASRLKTLWRIIIPQVRGGIAVTVVFVFLNAWNEFLFAVVLSGNTVRPVTVAMFNFVSVEQTLWAKLAAVSVLAMLPVVVLGVVAQKHIVKGLTVGAVKGGGRR; encoded by the coding sequence ATGACCGCAAAGCGCCTCCGCATCATCGCCCTACTCGCGATTTCCACGGTCTTCCTGCTCGCCTGGGCGTTTCCGATCGTCTGGAGCGCCATGAATTCGCTCAAGACCGATTCCGACGTGCTGGCCTATCCGCCCAAGCTGGTGTTCACGCCGACGTGGGAAGCCTATCGCGACGTGTTGTTCGGCTCGGGATCGATCCTGCCGAACCTTCTCTCCAGTGTTATCATCTCGGTCGGCACCACAATCGTGACCATGCTGATGGCGGTGCCGGCGGCCTATGCACTGGCGCGCCTGCGCTTTCGCGGCAAGAAGTTCGCGGGCTTCTACGTGCTGGCCACGCAGATGCTGCCGCCGGTCGGCATCATCATCCCGTACTTCCTTGTGTTGCGGAACATCGGCTGGATCGACACCTATCAGGGCATCATCCTGATCTATCTGTCGTTCTCCCTGCCCTTTGCGATCTGGCTTCTGGTCTCCTATTTCGAGGACATTCCTTTCGAGATGGAGGAAGCCGCCTATCTCGATGGCGCCAGCCGATTGAAGACATTGTGGCGGATCATCATTCCGCAGGTCCGTGGCGGCATCGCCGTGACGGTCGTGTTCGTATTTCTCAATGCGTGGAACGAATTTTTGTTCGCCGTCGTACTCAGCGGCAACACGGTACGCCCGGTCACGGTCGCCATGTTCAATTTCGTCTCCGTCGAGCAGACGCTGTGGGCCAAGCTCGCCGCGGTCTCGGTTCTCGCCATGCTGCCTGTCGTCGTCCTCGGCGTGGTCGCGCAGAAGCATATCGTGAAGGGCCTGACGGTCGGTGCAGTCAAGGGCGGAGGACGCCGATGA
- a CDS encoding carbohydrate ABC transporter permease, producing MTDLAASSPIPERRARSQAWWNAVNAWLLLLPAAVLLVAFTHWPILATIRHSLFITKRNGSEVFVGTDSYRAMAADPIFWKALVNNFWFALGTIPTSIALALIMAVWVNRNMRGRGFLRLAYFTPTVLPMIAVANIWLFFYTPDYGALDQLRGLFGLGGWNWLGDPSTVMGCLIVMVIWKEAGFFMIFYLAALQQLSPDLDEAASIEGASRWYTFRRITFPLLMPTTLFVAINAVINSFKLVDHLVIMTKGGPNNASTLLLYYIYEVAFTFQDSSYAATLTVVLLTLLSAIALLKFGYLDRRIHYQ from the coding sequence ATGACCGATCTCGCTGCCTCATCGCCAATCCCCGAACGCCGCGCCCGGTCGCAGGCGTGGTGGAATGCCGTGAATGCGTGGCTGCTGCTGTTGCCGGCGGCGGTCCTGCTGGTTGCCTTCACGCACTGGCCGATCCTGGCGACGATCCGGCATTCGCTGTTCATAACCAAGCGGAACGGCAGCGAGGTCTTCGTCGGGACGGACAGCTACCGGGCCATGGCGGCCGATCCGATCTTCTGGAAGGCGCTGGTCAACAATTTCTGGTTCGCACTCGGCACGATCCCGACGTCGATCGCGCTCGCCCTGATCATGGCGGTCTGGGTCAATCGCAACATGCGCGGCCGCGGCTTTCTGCGGCTGGCGTACTTCACGCCGACGGTGCTGCCGATGATCGCCGTCGCCAACATCTGGCTGTTCTTCTACACGCCGGATTACGGCGCGCTCGATCAGCTGCGCGGGCTGTTCGGCCTCGGCGGCTGGAACTGGCTCGGCGATCCCTCGACGGTGATGGGCTGCCTGATCGTCATGGTGATCTGGAAGGAAGCCGGTTTCTTCATGATTTTCTATCTGGCGGCGCTGCAACAGCTCTCGCCGGACCTCGATGAAGCCGCTTCCATTGAGGGCGCGAGCCGGTGGTACACGTTCCGCCGCATCACGTTCCCGCTGCTGATGCCGACCACGCTGTTCGTGGCCATCAACGCCGTCATCAACTCGTTCAAGCTGGTGGACCATCTGGTCATCATGACAAAGGGCGGTCCGAACAACGCCAGCACGCTGCTGCTCTATTACATTTACGAGGTCGCCTTCACGTTTCAGGACTCCTCTTACGCGGCAACGCTGACAGTCGTGCTTCTGACGCTGCTGAGCGCGATTGCGCTGCTCAAGTTCGGCTATCTCGATCGCAGGATCCACTACCAATGA
- a CDS encoding DeoR/GlpR family DNA-binding transcription regulator — protein MARSATTRQVHILEIVREQGFASIEQLAARFEVTQQTIRRLVNALCDQGLLRRVHGGVSLPVQNQNLAYSSRHRLNAEAKRRIAHATAKLIPDGTSLMIGLGTTPEYVAQALSRRRDLRVITNSLNVAAAFSHNPDVEITIAGGTLRPLDRDIIGEAAVHFFSGFRADFGIFGVGGVDADGSLLDFHVDEVKARQSIAANSRTSVLVADITKFGRNATVRGGHLDECHHLVIDDRLPAAFELSAQRYSGQIHTAGDARADFELLGDI, from the coding sequence ATGGCCAGGAGCGCCACGACACGTCAGGTCCACATACTGGAGATCGTGCGCGAGCAAGGCTTCGCTTCCATCGAGCAGCTTGCGGCGCGTTTCGAGGTGACCCAGCAGACCATCCGCCGCCTTGTGAATGCGCTTTGCGACCAGGGTTTACTTCGGCGCGTGCATGGTGGGGTCAGCCTCCCCGTCCAGAATCAGAACCTCGCCTACAGCAGCAGACACAGGCTGAACGCCGAAGCCAAGCGGCGGATCGCGCATGCGACCGCCAAACTCATTCCCGACGGGACGTCGCTGATGATCGGGCTCGGCACCACGCCCGAATATGTCGCGCAGGCACTTTCCCGTCGACGGGATCTGCGGGTGATCACCAACAGCCTGAACGTGGCCGCAGCCTTCTCGCATAATCCGGACGTGGAGATCACCATCGCCGGCGGCACGCTGCGGCCGCTCGACCGCGACATCATTGGCGAGGCCGCCGTGCATTTCTTCTCGGGATTTCGCGCCGACTTCGGAATCTTCGGCGTCGGCGGCGTCGATGCGGACGGCTCGCTGCTCGACTTCCATGTCGATGAAGTCAAGGCACGCCAATCCATCGCCGCCAATTCACGAACGTCCGTGCTCGTGGCCGACATCACCAAATTCGGGCGCAATGCAACGGTTCGCGGCGGCCACCTCGACGAGTGCCACCATCTCGTTATCGACGACCGATTGCCGGCAGCGTTCGAGCTGAGCGCACAGCGATATAGCGGCCAGATCCATACGGCCGGCGACGCTCGCGCAGATTTCGAGCTCCTCGGCGACATCTAG
- a CDS encoding carbohydrate ABC transporter permease: MRGRTHPVEAVAAWLLALIWLAPLAYAFWSALHPAAYATSFSLSAPWTLENFARAWKQAPFGRYYLNTVVLVTFILVGQLILSTLAAYAFARFRFRGSGIAFALVLLQLMIMPDVLIVENYRAIAKLGLLDTIPAIALPYLASAFGIFLLRQTFKSVPRELVEAARVEGAGPLVILWRVYVPLARPTYVAFGLVSVSYHWNNFLWPLIVTNSVEARPLTVGLAVFGAPETGVDWSVITAATVMTMAPLLIAFLLFQRQFVQSFMRAGIR, encoded by the coding sequence ATGAGAGGCCGGACACACCCCGTCGAGGCCGTCGCAGCATGGCTCCTGGCTTTGATCTGGCTCGCCCCCTTGGCCTATGCCTTCTGGAGCGCGCTGCATCCGGCGGCCTATGCCACGTCGTTCAGCCTGTCCGCGCCCTGGACGCTGGAGAATTTTGCCCGGGCCTGGAAGCAGGCGCCGTTCGGCCGGTACTACCTCAACACGGTCGTGCTGGTGACGTTCATCCTGGTCGGCCAGCTGATCCTGTCGACGCTGGCCGCCTATGCCTTTGCGCGCTTCAGATTCAGGGGCAGCGGCATTGCGTTTGCCCTCGTGCTGCTCCAGCTCATGATCATGCCCGACGTCCTCATCGTCGAGAACTACCGCGCGATCGCAAAGCTTGGCTTGCTCGATACGATTCCTGCCATCGCGCTGCCCTATCTGGCGAGCGCCTTTGGTATCTTCCTGTTGCGGCAGACTTTCAAGAGCGTGCCTCGGGAGCTGGTCGAAGCCGCCCGGGTCGAGGGAGCAGGCCCGCTGGTCATCCTTTGGCGGGTCTATGTGCCCTTGGCCCGGCCCACCTACGTCGCCTTCGGTCTCGTCTCCGTCAGTTATCACTGGAACAACTTCCTGTGGCCGCTGATCGTCACGAATTCGGTGGAGGCGCGGCCGCTCACGGTCGGGCTCGCCGTTTTCGGCGCTCCTGAGACCGGTGTGGATTGGTCGGTGATCACGGCCGCGACCGTGATGACGATGGCGCCGCTGCTGATCGCGTTCCTGCTGTTCCAGCGTCAGTTCGTTCAGTCATTCATGCGCGCGGGTATCCGGTAA
- a CDS encoding ABC transporter ATP-binding protein: MSAITLNHVSKSWGAMRAVDDINLTADEGSLLVLLGPSGCGKSTTLRLIAGLEEADAGTIAIGGVDVTRLSPADRKISMVFQSYALFPHLSVAENIIFGLRVRRVSRAERDARLRRVADIVGLAHLLDRKPSQLSGGQRQRVALARAIIAEARVCLMDEPLSNLDAKLRHEMRTEIRALQQRLAMTMVYVTHDQTEAMTMADRVVLMRDGRIEQNGSPEELYNRPATAFTARFIGTPPMNLVRQGDHLIGIRPEHIRIVPGGDHAARVKAVEHLGADSIVLCDIDSQPISVRLDGFSKVQPGEDVRLAWEAGHEHRFDPATECRMETSAREGRVATSAG; the protein is encoded by the coding sequence ATGTCGGCGATTACGCTGAATCATGTCTCCAAGTCGTGGGGCGCGATGCGCGCCGTCGATGACATCAATCTGACGGCGGACGAGGGCTCGCTGCTGGTGCTGCTGGGGCCATCCGGCTGCGGCAAGTCGACCACGTTGCGGCTGATCGCCGGGCTCGAGGAGGCCGATGCCGGCACGATCGCCATCGGCGGCGTGGACGTGACCCGCCTGTCGCCGGCGGACCGGAAGATCTCCATGGTGTTCCAGTCCTATGCGCTGTTCCCGCATTTGAGCGTGGCCGAGAACATCATTTTCGGCCTGCGCGTGCGGCGGGTGTCGCGCGCCGAACGCGACGCCCGGCTTCGTCGCGTCGCCGACATCGTTGGTCTCGCGCATCTGCTCGATCGCAAGCCGTCGCAATTGTCGGGAGGGCAGCGCCAGCGCGTCGCGCTGGCACGCGCCATCATCGCCGAGGCGCGGGTCTGTCTCATGGACGAGCCGCTTTCCAACCTGGACGCCAAGCTGCGGCACGAGATGCGAACGGAAATCCGCGCGTTGCAGCAGCGCCTTGCCATGACGATGGTCTACGTGACCCACGATCAGACCGAAGCCATGACGATGGCGGACCGCGTCGTCCTGATGCGCGATGGCCGTATCGAGCAGAACGGCTCGCCGGAAGAGCTCTACAACAGGCCGGCGACGGCGTTTACGGCGCGTTTCATCGGCACACCGCCGATGAATCTGGTGCGTCAGGGCGATCATCTGATCGGCATCCGGCCAGAGCACATTCGCATCGTGCCCGGTGGCGATCATGCCGCGCGGGTCAAGGCCGTCGAGCATCTCGGAGCCGACAGCATCGTGCTGTGCGACATCGACAGTCAGCCGATCTCGGTGCGGCTCGACGGGTTCAGCAAGGTTCAGCCCGGCGAGGATGTCCGGCTGGCCTGGGAGGCCGGTCACGAGCATCGGTTCGATCCGGCTACGGAATGCCGAATGGAAACTTCTGCCAGGGAGGGCCGGGTGGCGACCTCTGCTGGATAG
- a CDS encoding carbohydrate ABC transporter permease, with amino-acid sequence MATTAVTSAGIASEAPRSDLGRVLAQRERRFAAALLAPAFLALLATTTFPLLFLVYTSTFRMDLAMPFSNGFVGFENYQVLLSDERFWTSLLVSLVYTGSTVALQVIIGLALALLVMDMKRGQGWFRVIAILPVVLSPAVVGMIWRTFMLAPEFGIVDFLAINAGLGSKNWLGDPTLAMVSVIAIHTWQWTPFAFMVLLASLASLPEDIYEAARLDRASAWQRFRRITLPLLRPAIVMVIIMRTMVALTAFAAIFTVTAGGPGTATEILNLYAYRKSFTELSIGYGSALAVALLIVTIIISGILFTMRRAK; translated from the coding sequence ATGGCGACGACAGCGGTGACATCGGCCGGGATCGCGAGCGAGGCGCCCCGCAGCGATCTCGGCCGCGTCCTTGCACAGCGCGAGCGCCGGTTTGCAGCAGCCCTGCTTGCACCGGCGTTTCTTGCACTGCTCGCCACGACGACGTTTCCGCTGCTCTTCCTGGTCTACACCAGCACATTCCGGATGGATCTGGCGATGCCGTTCAGCAACGGCTTCGTCGGCTTCGAGAACTACCAGGTGCTGCTCTCCGACGAGCGCTTCTGGACCTCGCTGCTGGTGAGCCTCGTCTATACCGGCTCGACCGTCGCGCTGCAGGTCATCATTGGCCTCGCGCTCGCCTTGCTGGTCATGGACATGAAGCGTGGCCAGGGCTGGTTCAGGGTCATCGCCATCCTTCCCGTGGTGCTATCGCCGGCCGTGGTCGGCATGATCTGGCGCACCTTCATGCTGGCGCCGGAATTCGGCATCGTCGACTTCCTCGCCATCAACGCCGGCCTCGGCAGCAAGAACTGGCTCGGCGATCCCACGCTTGCGATGGTCTCGGTGATCGCGATCCATACCTGGCAGTGGACGCCGTTTGCGTTCATGGTGCTGCTGGCCTCACTCGCCTCGTTGCCAGAGGACATCTACGAGGCGGCGCGGCTCGACCGTGCCTCCGCCTGGCAACGCTTTCGCCGCATCACCCTGCCCTTGCTGCGCCCGGCGATCGTCATGGTCATCATCATGCGGACCATGGTGGCGCTGACCGCGTTCGCGGCGATCTTCACCGTCACCGCCGGAGGCCCCGGCACGGCGACGGAGATCCTCAATCTCTATGCCTATCGCAAGTCATTCACCGAGCTGTCGATCGGCTACGGCTCGGCGCTCGCGGTCGCGCTGCTGATCGTGACCATCATCATCTCCGGCATCCTTTTTACGATGCGGAGGGCGAAATGA